In one Natronosalvus amylolyticus genomic region, the following are encoded:
- a CDS encoding phosphopentomutase/phosphoglucosamine mutase, producing MTYFGTAGIRGPVEETVTPELALAVGKAVGEPGRRVVVGRDGRETGPALAAAMEAGLESAGADVSRIGQVPTPTLAFASRGRHGVMITASHNPAADNGIKLLADGVEYDREAERAIEAQIDAPTQASWDEWGRHRTEDVLDAYRATVADYVRAQFGETSGPPLEGLSVAIDCGNGVGSLASPQVLERLGADVVGVNATVDGHFPARASKPTAETLTDFSAFLEDGRFGLGLAHDGDADRLVVLDGDGTVVHEDTVLALVARHYTETSDVEDPVVVTTPNASARIDEQVREAGGRVERVRLGALHEGIARVRENADSETAVVFAAEPWKHIHTAFGGWIDGVCSSAVVSALVVEAGSLEALRDPVTERPYRKVSIDCPDDRKESVMEALETTLPASFEGGDVDTNYGVRLEFPDASWLLVRPSGTEPYVRLYAESDDVEALVADARVVIEQAVEHAN from the coding sequence ATGACTTACTTTGGGACGGCCGGCATCCGTGGTCCCGTCGAGGAGACGGTGACGCCGGAACTCGCTCTGGCGGTAGGGAAGGCCGTTGGCGAGCCGGGAAGACGGGTCGTCGTCGGTCGGGACGGCCGCGAAACGGGCCCGGCACTCGCCGCGGCGATGGAAGCCGGCCTCGAGAGCGCCGGCGCGGACGTCAGTCGAATCGGACAGGTGCCCACCCCAACCCTCGCGTTCGCCTCGCGTGGACGCCACGGCGTGATGATTACGGCCAGCCACAACCCGGCTGCTGACAACGGGATCAAACTGCTCGCAGACGGCGTCGAGTACGATCGGGAAGCCGAACGTGCCATCGAGGCACAGATAGACGCACCTACCCAGGCGTCGTGGGACGAGTGGGGCCGCCACCGGACCGAAGACGTCCTCGACGCGTACCGGGCCACGGTAGCCGACTACGTTCGTGCGCAATTCGGTGAAACCAGTGGCCCACCGCTCGAGGGACTTTCAGTTGCTATCGATTGTGGCAACGGCGTCGGCTCGCTGGCCTCGCCCCAGGTCCTCGAGCGACTGGGTGCGGACGTCGTCGGCGTCAACGCGACGGTCGACGGTCACTTCCCTGCCCGGGCGAGTAAACCAACGGCAGAGACGCTGACCGACTTTTCGGCGTTCCTCGAGGACGGGAGGTTCGGCCTTGGACTCGCACACGACGGGGATGCAGACCGACTGGTCGTCCTCGACGGCGATGGAACCGTCGTTCACGAAGACACGGTTCTGGCACTCGTCGCCCGACACTACACCGAGACGAGCGACGTGGAAGACCCCGTCGTCGTCACCACTCCGAACGCCTCAGCACGAATCGACGAACAGGTTCGCGAGGCTGGCGGCCGGGTCGAACGCGTTCGGTTGGGAGCGCTTCACGAGGGAATCGCCAGGGTGCGCGAAAACGCCGATTCAGAAACGGCCGTCGTGTTCGCTGCCGAACCATGGAAGCACATTCACACCGCCTTCGGTGGCTGGATCGACGGCGTGTGCAGCAGCGCCGTCGTCAGTGCACTGGTTGTCGAAGCCGGTTCGCTCGAGGCCCTTCGCGACCCCGTCACTGAACGACCGTATCGAAAGGTCTCTATCGACTGTCCGGACGACAGAAAGGAATCGGTGATGGAGGCGCTCGAGACGACGCTACCGGCCTCATTCGAGGGTGGCGACGTCGATACGAACTACGGAGTCCGCCTCGAGTTCCCGGACGCGTCGTGGCTCCTCGTTCGACCCAGTGGGACCGAGCCGTACGTTCGGCTGTACGCAGAGAGCGATGACGTCGAGGCACTCGTTGCCGACGCGCGGGTAGTTATCGAGCAGGCCGTCGAGCACGCGAACTGA
- a CDS encoding winged helix-turn-helix domain-containing protein has product MSNTLHHQLPCDPDTEHSDCDPEVMLTLLAEETPRAFYLSVETPTTVADLAEEFDVPLTTAYRTVDRLEDAGLLQPYENTSPQEYVRQRNQIQVTYDDTATVSWLESGLFRTCEVTV; this is encoded by the coding sequence ATGAGCAACACCCTACACCACCAACTGCCGTGTGACCCGGACACAGAACACAGTGACTGTGACCCCGAAGTAATGCTCACGTTGCTCGCCGAGGAGACGCCGCGGGCGTTTTACCTCTCCGTCGAGACGCCGACCACGGTCGCAGACCTCGCTGAAGAGTTCGACGTCCCCCTGACGACCGCCTATCGAACGGTCGACCGACTCGAGGACGCTGGCTTACTCCAGCCTTACGAAAACACCTCCCCACAGGAGTACGTTCGCCAGCGCAATCAAATTCAGGTCACCTACGACGATACGGCGACGGTTAGCTGGCTCGAGAGTGGACTGTTCCGTACCTGTGAAGTCACGGTCTGA
- the cdd gene encoding cytidine deaminase, whose translation MDSLLEAAREIQAAAHVPYSSYRVGAALETADGNVFVGCNLENANYSNSLHAEEVAIAEAVKNGHREFTRIAVSSDRRDGVTPCGMCRQTLAEFADDDLVVICDEGENETPSEYTLGALLPNTITEEMLE comes from the coding sequence ATGGATTCGTTACTCGAAGCTGCACGGGAAATTCAGGCAGCTGCACACGTCCCCTACTCGTCCTATCGCGTCGGTGCCGCCCTCGAGACGGCCGACGGCAACGTGTTCGTCGGCTGTAACCTCGAGAACGCTAATTACAGCAATAGCTTGCACGCCGAGGAGGTTGCCATCGCCGAAGCAGTAAAAAATGGCCATCGCGAGTTTACTCGCATCGCCGTGAGTTCGGACCGCCGGGACGGGGTGACGCCCTGTGGGATGTGTCGACAGACGCTGGCGGAGTTCGCCGACGACGACCTGGTCGTCATCTGCGACGAGGGCGAAAATGAGACACCCAGCGAGTACACGCTCGGTGCACTCCTGCCGAATACGATTACCGAAGAAATGCTCGAGTGA
- a CDS encoding nucleoside phosphorylase encodes MTGDSEDPNADVQYHLEVSADDVADTVLLPGNPERVEKIVDHWDDHEERAHHREYRTATGTYDGTPISVTSTGIGGPSAAIAVEELARVGVDTFIRVGSCGAIQPEMDVGDLVITTGGVRQEGTSKEYVREEYPAVADFEVVSALVAAAERLSYDYHTGLTMSADSFYSGQGRPGFEGFEAAGSDTLVEELTEAKVANIEMEASAILTIANVYGLRAGAVCSVYANRVTGEFRTEGESRAAETASLATHLLAKMDAVKREAGVDRWHAGLSLE; translated from the coding sequence ATGACTGGCGACAGCGAAGACCCGAACGCGGACGTACAGTACCACCTCGAGGTGAGCGCCGACGACGTCGCCGACACCGTTTTACTGCCGGGTAATCCCGAACGCGTCGAGAAGATCGTCGACCACTGGGACGACCACGAAGAACGCGCCCACCACCGCGAGTACCGAACGGCTACGGGCACCTACGACGGAACGCCGATTTCGGTCACGTCCACGGGTATCGGCGGACCATCGGCCGCCATCGCCGTCGAAGAACTGGCTCGAGTTGGCGTCGACACCTTCATTCGCGTCGGATCCTGCGGTGCGATTCAACCGGAGATGGACGTGGGCGACCTCGTGATCACGACCGGTGGCGTTCGTCAGGAGGGGACGAGCAAGGAGTACGTCCGGGAGGAGTACCCGGCGGTTGCTGATTTCGAGGTCGTCAGCGCGCTCGTTGCCGCCGCTGAACGCCTGAGTTATGACTACCATACCGGTCTCACGATGAGTGCCGACTCGTTTTACTCGGGACAGGGGCGACCCGGTTTCGAGGGCTTCGAGGCCGCCGGAAGCGACACGCTGGTCGAGGAACTGACCGAAGCCAAGGTCGCTAATATCGAGATGGAAGCCAGCGCCATCCTCACCATCGCGAACGTCTACGGGCTTCGTGCGGGAGCCGTCTGTTCGGTGTACGCCAACCGCGTCACCGGCGAGTTCCGCACCGAAGGCGAGTCTCGAGCGGCCGAAACCGCGTCTCTGGCGACGCACCTGCTGGCGAAGATGGACGCCGTCAAACGCGAGGCGGGCGTCGACCGCTGGCACGCTGGACTCAGCCTCGAGTGA